The following DNA comes from Noviherbaspirillum sp. L7-7A.
CAGGTGGGCGACCGGGTTGCCCGCAACGACGTGATCGCCGACGGCGCATCGACCGACCTGGGCGAGCTGGCTCTGGGCCAGAACATGCTGGTGGCCTTCATGCCGTGGAACGGCTACAACTTCGAAGATTCGATCCTGATCTCCGAAAAAGTCGTTGCCGACGACCGCTACACTTCGATCCACATCGAGGAGCTGTCGGTGGTGGCGCGTGACACCAAGCTGGGCGCGGAAGAAATCACCCGTGATATCTCCAACCTGGCGGAAAACCAGCTGGCCCGTCTGGACGAGTCGGGCATTGTCTACATCGGCGCTGAAGTCGAGGCGGGCGATACCCTGGTCGGCAAGGTCACGCCTAAGGGCGAGACCCAGCTGACGCCGGAAGAGAAGCTGCTGCGCGCGATCTTCGGCGAAAAGGCGTCGGACGTGAAGGACACCTCGCTGCGCGTGCCGTCCGGCATGGTCGGCACCGTGATCGACGTGCAGGTCTTCACCCGGGAAGGCATCCAGCGCGACAAGCGCGCCCAGCAGATCATCGACGATGAACTCAAGCGCTATCGCCTGGACCTGAACGACCAGCTGCGCATCGTGGAAGGCGACGCCTTCCAGCGTCTGGAAAAGATGTTGATCGGCAAGGTGGTCAACGGCGGTCCGAAGAAGATTGCCAAGGGCACCGCGATCGACAAGGCTTACCTGGACGATCTGGACAAGTACCACTGGTTCGACATCCGTCCGGCCGACGACGATGCCGCTGCAGCGCTGGAAGCCATCAAGGAGTCCATCGCCGAGAAGCGTCACCAGTTCGACCTGGCGTTTGAAGAGAAGCGCAAGAAGCTGACGCAGGGCGACGAGCTGCCGCCGGGCGTGCAGAAGATGGTCAAGGTCTACCTGGCAGTGAAGCGTCGCCTGCAGCCTGGCGACAAGATGGCCGGCCGCCACGGTAACAAGGGTGTGGTTTCCCGCATCGTGCCGATCGAGGACATGCCCTACATGGCGGACGGTACTCCGGCCGACATCGTGCTGAACCCGCTGGGCGTGCCGTCGCGGATGAACGTCGGCCAGGTGCTGGAAGTCCACCTGGGCTGGGCCGCCAAGGGCCTGGGCCTGCGCATCGGCGAAATGCTGGCCGCGCAAGCCAAGGCAGCCGAGCTGCGCACCTTCCTGACCACGATCTACAACGAATCGGGCAAGCCGGAAGACATCGAAAGCCTGTCCGACGTGGAAGTCCTGACGCTGGCGGAAAACCTGAAGAAGGGCGTTCCGTTCGCCACGCCGGTGTTCGACGGCGCGCACGAGAAGGAAATCCATCGCATGCTGGACCTGGCCTATCCGGACGACATCGCCGCCAAGCTGGGCATGACGCCGTCGAAGAACCAGGTCACGATGTACGACGGCCGCACCGGTGAAGCCTTCGAGCGCACCGTCACGGTCGGCTACATGCACATGCTCAAGCTGCACCATCTGGTGGACGACAAGATGCATGCCCGCTCGACCGGCCCGTACTCGCTGGTGACCCAGCAGCCGCTGGGCGGCAAGGCGCAGTTCGGCGGCCAGCGTTTCGGCGAGATGGAAGTGTGGGCACTGGAAGCCTACGGCGCGTCTTACGTGCTGCAGGAAATGCTGACGGTGAAGTCGGACGACGTGAACGGCCGGACCAAGGTGTACGAGAACCTGGTCAAGGGCGACCACGTGATCGATGCCGGCATGCCGGAATCCTTCAACGTGCTGGTGAAGGAAATCCGCTCGCTGGGTATCGATATCGACCTGGAGCGCGACTGATCCGCCACCCCCGGAGCGGCGTCCTGCAAGGGATGCCTATCCGGGGGATAATGGCCGGTTGCCGCTCGGTCTTACAAACAAGTTTTTTCACGCCTACCTGGAGTGATAGATGAAAGCACTGCTCGATCTATTCAAGCAAGTTCAGCAAAATGAACAATTCGACGCGATCAAGATTGGTCTCGCGTCGCCCGACAAAATCCGTTCCTGGTCCTACGGCGAAGTCAAGAAGCCGGAAACCATCAACTACCGTACCTTCAAGCCCGAGCGCGACGGCCTGTTCTGCGCCAAGATCTTTGGCCCGATCAAGGACTACGAGTGCCTGTGCGGCAAGTACAAGCGCCTGAAGCATCGCGGCGTCATCTGCGAGAAATGCGGCGTGGAAGTCACGCTGGCCAAGGTGCGCCGCGAGCGCATGGGCCATATCGAGCTGGCATCGCCGACCGCGCACATCTGGTTCCTGAAGTCGCTGCCGTCGCGTCTGGGCATGGTGCTCGACATGACGCTGCGCGACATCGAGCGCGTGCTGTACTTCGAAGCCTATGTCGTGACCGATCCCGGCATGACCCCGCTGAAGAAGTGCCAGATCATGTCGGAAGACGATTACGCCGCCAAGTACGAAGAGTACGGCGACGACTTCACCGCCTTCATGGGCGCCGAGGGCATCCGTGAACTGCTGCGCTCGATCGACATCGACCGCGACGCCGACACCCTGCGCCAGGAACTGAAGGACTCCAAGTCCGAAGCCAAGATCAAGAAGTACGCCAAGCGCCTGAAGGTGCTGGAAGCGTTCCAGCGTTCGGGCATCAAGCCCGAGTGGATGATCATGGAAGTGCTGCCGGTGCTGCCGCCGGAACTGCGTCCGCTGGTCCCGCTGGACGGCGGCCGCTTCGCGACTTCCGACCTGAACGACCTGTATCGCCGCGTGATCAACCGTAACAACCGCCTGAAGCGGCTGATGGAGCTGCGCGCGCCGGAAATCATTACCCGCAATGAAAAGCGGATGCTGCAGGAAGCCGTCGACTCGCTGCTCGACAACGGCCGCCGCGGCAAGGCCATGACCGGCGCCAACAAGCGTCCGCTGAAGTCGCTGGCCGAAATGATCAAGGGCAAGGGCGGTCGTTTCCGTCAGAACCTGCTGGGCAAGCGCGTCGACTACTCCGGCCGTTCCGTGATCGTGGTGGGTCCGCAGCTGAAGCTGCACCAGTGCGGCCTGCCGAAACTGATGGCGCTGGAACTGTTCAAGCCCTTCATCTTCAACAAGCTCGAACTGATGGGCCTGGCGACCACGATCAAGGCCGCCAAGAAGCTGGTGGAAGTGCAGGAGCCGGTGGTCTGGGACATCCTGGAAGACGTGATCCGCGAACATCCGGTGATGCTGAACCGTGCGCCGACGCTGCACCGCCTGGGCATCCAGGCATTCGAGCCGGTGCTGATCGAAGGCAAGGCCATCCAGCTGCATCCGCTGGTCTGCGCCGCCTTCAACGCCGACTTCGACGGCGACCAGATGGCTGTGCACGTGCCGCTGTCGATCGAGGCGCAGATGGAAGCGCGCTCGCTGATGCTGGCGTCGAACAACATCCTGTTCCCGTCCAACGGCGAACCGTCGATCGTGCCGTCCCAGGATATCGTGCTGGGCCTGTACTACGCGACCCGCGAGAAGATCAACGGCAAGAACGAAGGCATGCTGTTCCAGGACGTGTCGGAAGTGATTCGCGCCTATGACAACAAGGAAGTCGAGCTGACCACCCGCGTTACGGTCCGTATCGTCGAGTATCCGCGCAATGCCGAGGGCACTGGCTTCGACCGCACCGTGACCCGTTACGAGACCACGGTCGGCCGCGCCATCCTGTCCGAGATCCTGCCCAAGGGCCTGCCGTTCTCGGTGCTGAACCGCGCGCTGAAGAAGAAGGAAATCTCGCGCCTGATCAACATCTCGTTCCGCAAGTGCGGCCTGCGCGCCACCGTGGTGTTTGCCGACCAGCTGATGCAGTCGGGCTTCCGCCTCGCCACCCGCGCCGGCATCTCGATCTGCGTCGACGACATGCTGGTTCCGCCGCAGAAGGTCACCCTGATCGCAACCGCCGAGCAGGAAGTCAAGCAGATCGAGCAGCAGTATGCTTCCGGTCTGGTGACGGCCGGCGAGCGTTACAACAAGGTGGTGGACATCTGGGGCAAGGCCGGCGACGAAGTCGGCAAGGCCATGATGGAACAGCTGAAGGTGGAAGACGTCGTCAAGCGCGACGGCACCCATGGCGTCCAGGAATCGTTCAACGCGATTTACATGATGGCCGACTCCGGCGCCCGTGGTTCCGCCGCTCAGATCCGCCAGCTGGCCGGTATGCGCGGCCTGATGGCCAAGCCTGACGGCTCGATCATCGAGACGCCGATTACCGCAAACTTCCGCGAAGGCCTGAACGTTCTGCAGTACTTCATCTCGACCCACGGCGCCCGTAAGGGTCTGGCCGATACCGCGCTGAAGACCGCGAACTCCGGTTACCTGACCCGTCGTCTGGTGGACGTGACCCAGGACCTGGTGGTGATCGAGGACGATTGCGGCACCTCCAACGGCGCGTCGATGAAGGCGCTGGTCGAAGGCGGTGAAGTCATCGAAGCGCTGCGCGACCGTATCCTGGGCCGCGTTGCCGCGACCGACGTCGTCAATCCGGAAAGCCAGGCCACGCTGTACCACGCCGGCACGCTGCTGGACGAGGACATGGTCGAGGAAATCGAGCGCCTGGGCATCGACGAAGTCAAGGTCCGCACGCCGCTGACCTGCGACACCCGTTACGGCCTGTGCGCGAATTGCTATGGCCGCGATCTGGGCCGTGGCGTGCTGGTCAATTCCGGCGAAGCCGTCGGTGTGGTGGCCGCGCAGTCGATCGGCGAGCCGGGCACCCAGTTGACCATGCGTACCTTCCACATCGGTGGTGCGGCGTCGCGTGCGGCGGTGGCTTCCTCGGTGGAAGCCAAGTCCAACGGCACGGTGCGCTTCACGGCGACCATGCGCTACGTCACCAACGGCAAGGGCGAGCAGATCGTCATTTCCCGTTCCGGCGAAGTGCTGATCACCGACGACATCGGCCGCGAGCGTGAGCGTCACAAGGTGCCGTACGGCGCCACCCTGATCGTCAAGGATGGCATGACGATCAAGGCCGGCACCGCGCTGGCAAACTGGGATCCGCTGACCCGCCCGATCATTACCGAATACACCGGCACGGTGAAGTTCGAGAACGTGGAAGAGGGCGTGACGGTGGCCCGCCAGATCGACGAGGTCACCGGCCTGTCGACCCTGGTGGTCATCGATGCGAAGCGTCGCGGTTCGGCGACCAAGTCGCTGCGTCCGCAGGTCAAGCTGTTGAACGAGCAGGGCCAGGAAGTGAAGATCGCCGGCACCGAACACGCCGTGACGATCGGCTTCCAGGTCGGCGCGCTGATCACCGTGAAGGATGGTCAGCAGGTGTCGGTGGGTGAAGTGCTGGCACGTATCCCGACCGAGTCGCAGAAGACCCGTGACATCACCGGCGGTCTGCCGCGCGTTGCCGAGCTGTTCGAAGCGCGTTCGCCGAAGGACGCCGGCATGCTGGCGGAAGTCACCGGTACCGTGGCGTTCGGCAAGGAGACCAAGGGCAAGCAGCGTCTCGAGATCACCGACATGGACGGCAACAAGCATGAGTTCCTGATCACCAAGGACAAGCAGGTGCTGGTGCATGACGGCCAGGTGGTGAACAAGGGCGAGATGATTGTCGACGGCCCGGCCGATCCGCAGGACATCCTGCGCCTGCTGGGTATCGAAGCGCTGGCCCGCTACATCGTCGACGAAGTGCAGGACGTGTACCGTCTGCAGGGTGTGAAGATCAATGACAAGCACATCGAAGTCATTGTTCGTCAGATGCTGCGCCGCGTGCAGGTGCTGGACGCCGGCGACACCAGCTACATCACGGGCGAGCAGGTCGAGCGCTCCGAGCTGCTGGACGAGAACGACCGCGTAACCGCAGAGAACAAGATCCCTGCGACTTACGAGAACGTGCTGCTGGGTATTACCAAGGCATCGCTGTCGACCGACTCCTTCATCTCGGCCGCATCGTTCCAGGAAACCACCCGCGTGCTGACGGAAGCCGCGATCATGGGCAAGCGCGACGGTCTGCGCGGCCTGAAGGAAAACGTGATCGTTGGTCGTCTGATCCCGGCTGGTACGGGTCTGGCGTTCCACCGCGCCCGCAAGGAGAAGGAGTCGTGGGAAGCGGAAGAGCGCACCGCGCTGCTGCAATCCGAGAAGGCGGCCCGTATCGCCGAGGCGGAAGCCGAAATGGCTGCTGCCGGCAACAACATCGGCAACACGGACGAGCAGGGCTGATAAAGCTTTTCGCTCAGGACAAAACCCCGCAGAAATGCGGGGTTTTTTTATGCCTGTGAGGGCAGGATGAATGTCATTGATTTCACAAGCACTGAAGTTAGTCCGACGGATGCCTTTGGAATGGATATGGCCGAGACAGGTATCCGTCTCACAGCAGTCCAATTCAAAGTAACCACGAGCAAACAGCCGGTTCTGGAGTGGCGCTTGGCTGCAGCGTGCGTGATCGGCTTGCTTAGCTGTGATTGCGCCGATCCAGACATACCGCAGCCTGTGTCCCAGGCGCCGCACTCGCTTTGGCGTTTTGTAACGCCTCAGCATGTCGAGCAACTAGAAACTACAGAGAATCTTAACGATCCCGCGGCAATGGCGTTTTTCGTCCGACGACTTCCCTGCAGTCACCTCTGAAATTTGCATCGTCATAGTCAGTCCAGCCATAGCTGTCGACGTAGCGCACATGCCTGGCCAGCTGCCCGCTGAACAGGCTCATGCCCAGCTTCTCATCCGGATAGCGAATGTCGGCCAGGTCCAGCAGCGAGTGAAACACGTTTTCGGTCGACAGCGGCGCGTCCCGGTGGCGCCGCAGCTGCATTACCTTATCGGGATACGCGTCGCCATAGGCATCCGAATACCAGACCAGGCCCGGCACATGAAACTCGAACTGGGTATTGTGGCCATGAAAAGCCAGCTTGCAACTGCCATCGTAGAGTGTCTGCCCATGGTCGGCGACATACATGAATGCCGAGACGATCTGTGCCGCCTTCAGACGCGCGATCACTTGGGAGAGCAGCCAGTCCGTATAGAGAATCGCATTGTCATAGCTGTTGCCGATCTCGGCCTTGATCTTCAGGTCCGTATAGGCCGGCTTGTCGACGCCAAACAGCGAGGGCTGGAAGCGATCGAACTGGCGCGGATAGCGCTGGCTGTAATTCCAATGGCTGCCCAGCGTGTGCAGCACGATCAGCTTCTTCCCAGCCGGGTCCCGCATCGCCTGTCCCAGCGGGGCAAGCAGCACCTCGTCATGGCTGGAGTCGTTCCTGAATCCGCCCAAATTGAAGAAACGGGTCACGTCTGCCTCCTTGGCAAAGACTGACACCGGCGTATCGAATTCGCCGAAGGACATCTGGTTGGAAAGCCAGAAGGTCTTGTAACCCGCTTCCTTATAGGCCGACAGGAAGGATTTTTCCGAAAACCCGGCGCGCAGGCTTTGTGTCGCCGGCTTGCGCGACATGATCACCGGCACCGACAGGCGTGTGGCCGATACCGGCGTGACCAGGTCGCTGAAGCTGACCAGATTGCCCTCCTGCTCCAGCAGGGGATTGGTGCGGCGGCCATAGCCGTTGAGACTCCAGCGGTCGGCCCGCGACGACTCGCCCAGCACCATCACGACGATGCGCGGCGCCTTGTCAGCCGCATCCTGGCGGGCATGGAACCGGAATGCCTCGCTGCGTTCGGCCAGCTGCCGCAGATAGACTCTCTCGCGCCAGAAGGCATAGGCCTGAAACGCCAGCCCGTAAGGCCAGGAGCTGGCAAGCACGGGCACATTGACCGAAATCCGCGCCCAATCGGGCAGGTCGCGCAGCTTGCCAGCTGACGCATGGCGCAATGCCGGGCTGGAAACTGACACTGCAGCCCCGCCGTAGAGCCAGACAGCCGCGCCCAAGCCAAGCACGGCCAGTACGATGAGGCGCGACGGACCGCGCCAGTCCAGGTCGGCGCACCGCAGCGCAGCCCGCCAGATCAGCGCGAACCAGACGACCACGAGCATAAAGACCGCGGCCAGCAGCCAGATGCCACGGCCCAGGAACTCCAGCGCCTCCATCGGCCCCGTCTCGGCGATCACGCCAAGATGGTGGCTGGAAATGCCCTGGCCAAAATAGAGCTGCAGATAGACTTCCGCCGGCAAGGCCAGAAAGGCTGGGAGCAGCAGCGGATGGAAAAATGCAGGCCGCCCGAAGAGCGCCCAGATTGCCAGCCAGCTCAGCAAGGTCCCCGCCACAACCAGTGCAGGCGTCGTCAGTGCCCCGCCAAGCAGGACCGAGAGGAAGGGCAATGCCGACAGCAGCAGATAACTGGCAATAATGAAGAGCGCGGAACGGGTAAAAGGCAGGCGCATGACGCGACGGGAAAAGAAGGTGCGCCATTATCCCGTAAAGCAACCCGGTTTTCCGGCCCGCATCCGTTCAAAGAACAGTTGACCCAGCCTCTTGACAAGCATATACTCGCGAGTTCTCGAATTTAAGCTTTCCTGGCTTAAGCGCTCTTTGGTCTGCACTATCCCGCCCACGGCACGCTTTACGCCCTGCAGCTGAATCGAACGCGTCATGAACGTCCTGTCCATGCGCAAGTTTCCCAAGTTTTCGTCCTCGAACCCGGTGTTTATCAGGGTTTGTGTCTTTAATGCAGTAATTTTGTTGGATTTGAAACGATGCCAACCATCAATCAACTGATTCGCCACCCGCGCGTTTCCGCCGCGGTGAAGAGCAAATCGCCGGCGCTGGAAAACAGCCCGCAAAAGCGCGGCGTCTGCACCCGCGTGTACACCACGACCCCGAAGAAGCCGAACTCGGCGCTGCGTAAGGTTGCCAAGGTGCGTCTGACCAACGGTTTCGAAGTCATTTCGTACATCGGCGGTGAAGGCCACAACCTGCAGGAGCACAGTGTCGTGCTGCTGCGCGGCGGCCGTGTAAAGGATTTGCCGGGTGTGCGTTACCACATGGTTCGCGGTGCACTGGATACCCAGGGCGTCAAGGACCGTAAGCAGGCCCGCTCGAAGTACGGCGCCAAGCGCGCCAAGGCTGGCAAGAAGTAATCGAATTTCCGCCGCAAGCCGGTGGAACAGGTATCGGCCCCCAATGGGTCGAGTAAGTGGTCAGTCTGAATGGCTGGCCGCGGGCGGGCAGCAAAAAACGCGCTGCAGCTCAACTGAAGATCGAAAGGAATTGAAATGCCACGTCGTCGTGAAGTCCCCAAACGGGAAATCCTGCCGGATCCGAAATTCGGCAATGTTGATG
Coding sequences within:
- the rpoC gene encoding DNA-directed RNA polymerase subunit beta', with translation MKALLDLFKQVQQNEQFDAIKIGLASPDKIRSWSYGEVKKPETINYRTFKPERDGLFCAKIFGPIKDYECLCGKYKRLKHRGVICEKCGVEVTLAKVRRERMGHIELASPTAHIWFLKSLPSRLGMVLDMTLRDIERVLYFEAYVVTDPGMTPLKKCQIMSEDDYAAKYEEYGDDFTAFMGAEGIRELLRSIDIDRDADTLRQELKDSKSEAKIKKYAKRLKVLEAFQRSGIKPEWMIMEVLPVLPPELRPLVPLDGGRFATSDLNDLYRRVINRNNRLKRLMELRAPEIITRNEKRMLQEAVDSLLDNGRRGKAMTGANKRPLKSLAEMIKGKGGRFRQNLLGKRVDYSGRSVIVVGPQLKLHQCGLPKLMALELFKPFIFNKLELMGLATTIKAAKKLVEVQEPVVWDILEDVIREHPVMLNRAPTLHRLGIQAFEPVLIEGKAIQLHPLVCAAFNADFDGDQMAVHVPLSIEAQMEARSLMLASNNILFPSNGEPSIVPSQDIVLGLYYATREKINGKNEGMLFQDVSEVIRAYDNKEVELTTRVTVRIVEYPRNAEGTGFDRTVTRYETTVGRAILSEILPKGLPFSVLNRALKKKEISRLINISFRKCGLRATVVFADQLMQSGFRLATRAGISICVDDMLVPPQKVTLIATAEQEVKQIEQQYASGLVTAGERYNKVVDIWGKAGDEVGKAMMEQLKVEDVVKRDGTHGVQESFNAIYMMADSGARGSAAQIRQLAGMRGLMAKPDGSIIETPITANFREGLNVLQYFISTHGARKGLADTALKTANSGYLTRRLVDVTQDLVVIEDDCGTSNGASMKALVEGGEVIEALRDRILGRVAATDVVNPESQATLYHAGTLLDEDMVEEIERLGIDEVKVRTPLTCDTRYGLCANCYGRDLGRGVLVNSGEAVGVVAAQSIGEPGTQLTMRTFHIGGAASRAAVASSVEAKSNGTVRFTATMRYVTNGKGEQIVISRSGEVLITDDIGRERERHKVPYGATLIVKDGMTIKAGTALANWDPLTRPIITEYTGTVKFENVEEGVTVARQIDEVTGLSTLVVIDAKRRGSATKSLRPQVKLLNEQGQEVKIAGTEHAVTIGFQVGALITVKDGQQVSVGEVLARIPTESQKTRDITGGLPRVAELFEARSPKDAGMLAEVTGTVAFGKETKGKQRLEITDMDGNKHEFLITKDKQVLVHDGQVVNKGEMIVDGPADPQDILRLLGIEALARYIVDEVQDVYRLQGVKINDKHIEVIVRQMLRRVQVLDAGDTSYITGEQVERSELLDENDRVTAENKIPATYENVLLGITKASLSTDSFISAASFQETTRVLTEAAIMGKRDGLRGLKENVIVGRLIPAGTGLAFHRARKEKESWEAEERTALLQSEKAARIAEAEAEMAAAGNNIGNTDEQG
- a CDS encoding phosphoethanolamine transferase; the encoded protein is MRLPFTRSALFIIASYLLLSALPFLSVLLGGALTTPALVVAGTLLSWLAIWALFGRPAFFHPLLLPAFLALPAEVYLQLYFGQGISSHHLGVIAETGPMEALEFLGRGIWLLAAVFMLVVVWFALIWRAALRCADLDWRGPSRLIVLAVLGLGAAVWLYGGAAVSVSSPALRHASAGKLRDLPDWARISVNVPVLASSWPYGLAFQAYAFWRERVYLRQLAERSEAFRFHARQDAADKAPRIVVMVLGESSRADRWSLNGYGRRTNPLLEQEGNLVSFSDLVTPVSATRLSVPVIMSRKPATQSLRAGFSEKSFLSAYKEAGYKTFWLSNQMSFGEFDTPVSVFAKEADVTRFFNLGGFRNDSSHDEVLLAPLGQAMRDPAGKKLIVLHTLGSHWNYSQRYPRQFDRFQPSLFGVDKPAYTDLKIKAEIGNSYDNAILYTDWLLSQVIARLKAAQIVSAFMYVADHGQTLYDGSCKLAFHGHNTQFEFHVPGLVWYSDAYGDAYPDKVMQLRRHRDAPLSTENVFHSLLDLADIRYPDEKLGMSLFSGQLARHVRYVDSYGWTDYDDANFRGDCREVVGRKTPLPRDR
- the rpsL gene encoding 30S ribosomal protein S12, whose protein sequence is MPTINQLIRHPRVSAAVKSKSPALENSPQKRGVCTRVYTTTPKKPNSALRKVAKVRLTNGFEVISYIGGEGHNLQEHSVVLLRGGRVKDLPGVRYHMVRGALDTQGVKDRKQARSKYGAKRAKAGKK